A region from the Drosophila ananassae strain 14024-0371.13 chromosome 2L, ASM1763931v2, whole genome shotgun sequence genome encodes:
- the LOC6499950 gene encoding uncharacterized protein LOC6499950 yields MVRQQLDSHHRLCPLLSSPFSECVSMMLLPSGRSNSDVYPLQNATNNTPGGGGPGNGTGPVPVPLPGGGAQSKPLLLTRTSSPQLTTLPTTNGSIAHATPTRSNGCPSQPGITTIATTATPQPPPPSHPGTEATTTDLVTAGIGIGGNSSVTGIYGPLLGQSHGSGIVGMAGNWPEIDGHLEAIQEKLKPGWTVHVGKEGRLYYCNHMTQSSGWLPACEDWSKHEELSYGWERAIDSKGRSYYINHLNKTTTYEAPECIRWDEHPPEPRHVQLQRNASLGFGFVAGSERPVIVRFVTEGGPSIGKLQPGDQILAVNGEDVKDAPRDHVIQLVRACEAQVNLLVCQPMAHCVLPGRKSTLLSAGKRAKLRSRPSRVRFAESVCVNGAPLFPTSAFSLGDICVPPMANVLKVFLENGQTKSFKYDATTTVQDVVSSLLDKLCLCCGELFSLVLEHVKSLKRNKLTLLDPQESLARIAARPGAHKLRCLFRITFVPISAAELAQRDLHALDYLYMQCCNDVNQERFAPELQPELALRLAALHMHQHALANNFAPAKLTVKLVEREFGLERFVPVTLFEGMKRKELRRLISHFLKLNAEMTGSSSKVLTQLQAKLHYLDIIASLPSYGAKCFSTNQREGMERVLLVSPRFGLSQISSARNSVPQPISAIEDFTHVVVNREDDVTCSVSIFMLGDRAVKFTMEDRDACEFSLVLGGYYRLLTGNMLNVLREREPQDEDNAPGFLAQHTVLPAGWSYLLPFHTRAHSVSFLMTPPYHPIAQKGQLQHQSSIQAPASLPYATDLDLHSVMATELLEEAAKDSGLSDSSGSNYCEGRSHLGSQQLEAKNEQVLRRVQELQHLVQTSEQYLSEQEQGGGGGGVAMLEFDSDCDSLKSSKVSSTEESQGGLVLGSSVGISPGHPGMKHSDSLTLLAETINHELSGITQGLNAIPETAPVSSSAPATPATPKRKPSLCTTSSPRPQRKLNGFSQLLSDLQALGTDFSQSESDSESVASPAQSPTARRPQMMLLQAAGSGPGAAAKQQLSQRSSFGLHSPDGTHFGAETKDYNLREYLQQLKEISNAASADTDVAARQLSEIYGFEVREDTFIETDTDLIDLRSIPPPQTPDELDSLSLMNAAPPKGFEGKAEELDSFLQQIMVAPPTQKATPAKELTPEEIMSFIIPPPPNLEQQQQVVQPVAQPEETECLYSNSVQAKREFFQSVANGNSSSSTPHVIEYATVERKSKFSCCPTSKKEEADQEELQPPPRTPTSEQLSPPPARPPKSAELLQRYSPKKQVRIATSPVLQPERRELCPPQLPPRGSPTLDGNQSPNPNASLVSGPKKPPLPPIASRPRPQNGVNPAPSTAQTAPPAHYSPPIPATVRLPQFNNHQTNGTLPMLPKKPQQLHGEKLFIKNGHLIDGEALLAKTDVAMAGLLIKLDQVAAQCSAAQAAGGGTSIDEEKFQRARNELTEQTLALVTASKFLVASMSDMTLITLPEHLTSCLTAIRRITELAQDMTRHTSAPLQTRNIVLKVHDVASSFRELVGVEIGPVGAGQLALHAECLANVLATLLRSLRVFSP; encoded by the exons ATGGTCCGACAACAACTTGACTCTCACCACCGCCTTTGTCCTCTGCTCTCTTCTCCTTTCAGCGAATGTGTTTCAATGATGTTACTGCCTTCGGGGCGTTCGAATAGTGATGTCTATCCGCTACAAAATGCCACCAACAATACGCCAGGAGGAGGCGGACCTGGAAATGGAACAGgaccagtaccagtaccaCTACCAGGAGGAGGCGCCCAGTCAAAGCCCTTGCTACTGACACGTACATCGTCCCCACAATTGACAACTTTGCCTACAACAAATGGCTCCATCGCCCACGCCACGCCCACCCGCTCAAACGGATGCCCGTCACAGCCCGGAATCACTACGATAGCAACAACAGCCACCCCtcaaccaccaccaccatcccATCCCGGAACGGAGGCGACAACAACGGACCTTGTCACCGCCGGGATAGGTATTGGTGGCAACAGCTCCGTAACCGGAATATACGGGCCACTTCTGGGTCAAAGTCATGGGAGTGGCATCGTTGGCATGGCCGGAAATTGGCCAGAAATTGATGGACACTTGGAGGCCATACAGGAGAAGCTCAAGCCCGGCTGGACGGTTCATGTCGGCAAAGAGGGACGACTCTACTACTGCAA TCACATGACACAGTCCTCCGGCTGGTTACCCGCCTGCGAGGATTGGAGCAAACACGAGGAGCTCTCCTATGGCTGGGAGCGTGCCATAGACTCCAAAGGTCGTTCCTACTACATCAA CCACCTTAACAAAACAACCACCTATGAGGCCCCCGAATGCATCCGTTGGGACGAACATCCTCCGGAACCACGCCACGTTCAGCTCCAGAGGAATGCCAGCCTGGGATTTGGATTCGTGGCCGGAAGCGAGCGTCCCGTCATCGTGAGATTTGTGACTGAAGGAGGTCCTAGCATTGGGAAACTGCAGCCGGGCGACCAGATCCTGGCGGTGAACGGCGAGGACGTGAAGGATGCGCCGCGGGATCATGTGATTCAACTAGTGCGGGCGTGCGAGGCCCAGGTGAATCTGCTGGTGTGCCAGCCCATGGCTCACTGCGTCCTGCCCGGCAGGAAGTCTACACTCCTCTCCGCGGGCAAACGCGCCAAGCTGAGATCGCGTCCTAGTCGAGTACGATTCGCCGAGAGTGTGTGCGTCAATGGAGCTCCCCTGTTTCCG ACCTCTGCGTTTTCCCTGGGAGACATCTGCGTGCCGCCCATGGCCAACGTTCTGAAGGTTTTCCTCGAAAACGGGCAGACAAAGTCCTTCAAATACGATGCCACCACCACGGTGCAGGACGTGGTCAGCTCTCTGCTGGACAAGCTGTGTCTCTGCTGCGGAGAACTCTTCAGCCTGGTCCTGGAGCATGTGAAGAGCCTGAAGCGGAACAAGCTCACCCTTCTGGACCCCCAGGAGTCGCTGGCAAGG ATTGCCGCTCGTCCTGGGGCCCACAAGCTGCGATGCCTGTTCCGCATCACCTTCGTGCCCATTTCCGCCGCCGAGCTGGCCCAGAGGGACCTCCACGCCCTGGACTACCTGTACATGCAGTGCTGCAACGACGTCAACCAGGAACGCTTCGCCCCGGAACTGCAGCCAGAGCTGGCCCTCCGATTGGCCGCCCTCCACATGCACCAGCACGCCCTGGCCAACAACTTTGCGCCCGCCAAGCTCACCGTCAAGCTCGTCGA ACGCGAGTTCGGTCTGGAGCGATTTGTCCCAGTGACCCTATTCGAGGGCATGAAGCGGAAGGAGCTGCGCCGCCTAATCTCGCACTTCCTGAAGCTCAACGCCGAGATGACAGGATCCTCCAGCAAAGTTCTTACACAGCTGCAG GCCAAACTCCATTATCTAGATATAATCGCTAGCTTACCCAGCTATGGAGCCAAATGTTTCAGCACAAACCAAAGAGAGGGCATGGAGCGAGTCCTTTTGGTCAGTCCCCGATTCGGACTCAGCCAGATATCCAGTGCCCGCAATTCTGTG CCCCAACCCATATCCGCCATTGAAGACTTCACCCATGTGGTAGTTAATCGCGAGGACGATGTCACCTGCAGCGTCTCCATTTTCATGCTTGGAGATCGGGCTGTAAAGTTCACCATGGAAGATCGGGATGCCTGCGAGTTCAGCTTAGTGCTTGGAGGCTACTACCGTCTCCTTACAG GCAACATGTTGAATGTATTGCGTGAGCGGGAGCCTCAGGATGAGGATAATGCCCCTGGATTCCTAGCACAGCACACTGTGCTCCCGGCTGGATGGAGCTATCTTTTGCCCTTCCACACTCGAGCGCACAGCGTCAGCTTCCTGATGACGCCGCCCTACCATCCTATAGCCCAAAAGGGCCAGCTCCAGCACCAGTCCTCGATCCAGGCACCGGCCTCCCTGCCCTATGCCACGGACCTGGATCTGCACAGTGTGATGGCCACGgaactgctggaggaggcggccAAGGACTCCGGGCTGAGTGACAGCAGTGGCAGCAACTACTGCGAGGGACGCAGCCACCTGGGCAGCCAGCAGCTGGAGGCCAAGAACGAGCAGGTGCTGAGGAGGGTCCAGGAATTGCAGCACCTGGTCCAGACCTCCGAGCAGTATCTGAGCGAACAGGAGCAAGGCGGAGGCGGTGGCGGAGTGGCCATGCTGGAGTTCGACTCCGACTGCGACAGTCTCAAAAGCAGCAAGGTGTCCTCCACGGAAGAGTCGCAAGGTGGCCTGGTCTTGGGGTCATCGGTGGGCATCTCACCGGGGCATCCCGGCATGAAGCACAGTGACTCGCTGACCCTTCTGGCGGAGACCATCAACCACGAGCTGAGTGGCATCACCCAGGGCTTGAACGCCATTCCCGAAACTGCGCCCGTTTCCTCATCCGCTCCTGCCACACCAGCCACTCCCAAGAGGAAGCCCAGTCTCTGCACCACCTCCAGCCCGAGGCCACAGAGGAAACTGAATGGATTCAGCCAGCTTCTGAGTGACTTGCAGGCCTTGGGCACGGACTTCTCCCAGAGCGAGAGCGACTCTGAGTCGGTGGCCTCGCCTGCCCAGTCGCCGACGGCCCGGAGACCCCAGATGATGTTGCTCCAGGCGGCTGGATCAGGGCCAGGGGCAGCTGCCAAGCAGCAGCTCTCGCAGCGCAGCAGTTTCGGCCTCCACAGTCCGGATGGAACGCATTTCGGGGCCGAGACCAAGGACTACAACCTGCGGGAGTATCTCCAGCAGCTCAAGGAGATCAGCAATGCCGCGTCGGCAGACACAGATGTGGCTGCCCGCCAGCTCTCCGAGATTTACGGTTTCGAGGTGAGGGAGGACACCTTCATTGAGACCGATACGGATCTTATCGATCTACGTTCCATTCCGCCACCCCAAACGCCCGACGAGCTGGACTCCCTGTCCCTGATGAACGCCGCCCCGCCAAAGGGTTTCGAGGGCAAGGCCGAGGAGTTGGACAGCTTCCTGCAGCAGATCATGGTGGCACCGCCCACACAGAAGGCCACACCCGCCAAGGAGCTCACGCCCGAGGAGATAATGTCGTTCATTATACCGCCGCCTCCGAActtggagcagcagcagcaggtggTGCAGCCAGTGGCCCAGCCCGAGGAGACGGAGTGCCTGTACAGTAACTCCGTGCAGGCCAAGCGGGAGTTCTTCCAGTCGGTGGCCAACGGAAACAGTAGCAGTTCCACCCCCCACGTCATCGAGTACGCCACGGTGGAGCGGAAGAGCAAGTTCAGCTGCTGTCCCACCAGCAAGAAGGAGGAAGCGGACCAGGAGGAGCTGCAGCCACCACCCAGAACACCCACGTCAGAGCAGCTCTCGCCGCCGCCGGCTCGGCCCCCCAAGAGTGCGGAACTCTTGCAGAGGTACTCGCCCAAGAAGCAGGTGAGGATTGCCACGAGCCCGGTGCTGCAGCCGGAGCGGCGAGAGCTCTGCCCGCCGCAGTTACCGCCCCGGGGAAGTCCCACACTGGACGGGAATCAGAGTCCAAACCCAAACGCATCTCTGGTGAGTGGCCCCAAGAAACCCCCGTTGCCGCCCATCGCCAGTCGCCCGCGCCCCCAGAACGGAGTGAATCCCGCACCGTCAACCGCACAAACAGCACCACCTGCCCACTACTCACCACCCATACCGGCCACCGTCCGCCTGCCCCAGTTCAACAACCACCAGACCAACGGAACTCTTCCCATGCTCCCGAAGAAACCCCAACAGCTGCACGGCGAGAAACTGTTCATTAAAAATGGCCACCTCATCGATGGCGAGGCGCTGCTGGCCAAAACAGATGTGGCCATGGCGGGTCTGCTGATCAAGCTGGACCAGGTGGCGGCCCAGTGCTCGGCGGCCCAGGCCGCGGGCGGAGGCACCTCCATCGACGAGGAGAAGTTCCAGCGGGCCCGGAACGAACTTACCGAACAAACCCTGGCCCTGGTGACGGCCAGCAAGTTCCTGGTGGCCTCCATGTCGGACATGACGCTGATAACGCTGCCGGAACATCTCACGTCCTGCCTGACAGCCATCCGGAGGATTACAGAGCTGGCGCAGGACATGACCCGGCACACGTCGGCTCCTCTGCAGACCCGGAACATAGTGCTAAAAGTGCACGATGTGGCGAGCAGTTTCAGGGAGCTGGTTGGCGTGGAAATAGGTCCTGTCGGAGCCGGCCAGCTGGCATTGCATGCGGAGTGTCTGGCCAATGTCCTGGCCACTTTGCTGCGATCCCTGCGAGTGTTCTCCCCATAA